Proteins co-encoded in one Streptomyces roseochromogenus subsp. oscitans DS 12.976 genomic window:
- the kdpA gene encoding potassium-transporting ATPase subunit KdpA, which translates to MGPELAGVLQLLALIGALALAYVPLGNYMAKVYSSRGHLRVEKWIYKAIGANADTEMTWPAYLRGVLAFSAASVLFLYLLQRLQGVLPGSMNFSSVDPAQSFNTAVSFVTNTNWQSYSGEQAMGHVVQTAGLTVQNFVSAAVGMAVAVALVRGFARSRTGELGNFWSDLVRGTLRILLPGAAIAAVILVACGVIQNFSGIHEVGQFMGGSQQWNGGAVASQEAIKEFGTNGGGYFNANSAHPFENPTPFTNLLEIFLILVIPFSLTRTFGVMVGNVKQGYAILATMFTIWLSFVALMMWSEFAHHGAALQAAGGAMEGKEVRFGIGSSSIFATSTTLTSTGAVDSFHSSFTGLGGGIAMLGMMLGEIAPGGTGSGLYGMLIMAVIAVFIAGLMVGRTPEYLGKKIGGREMKLAACYILITPALVLVFTAASMALPTPPHSMLNSGAHGFSEVLYAFTSASNNNGSAFAGLNANTDWFNTMTGLAMLLGRFLPMVFVLALAGSLAEQKPVPVTAGTLRTEKPLFTGLLVGAILIITGLTYFPALALGPLAEGLA; encoded by the coding sequence ATGGGTCCCGAACTCGCCGGCGTGCTCCAGCTGCTCGCCCTCATAGGCGCACTGGCGCTCGCCTACGTTCCTCTCGGCAACTACATGGCCAAGGTCTACTCCTCGCGGGGGCATCTGCGCGTCGAGAAGTGGATCTACAAGGCCATCGGTGCCAACGCCGACACCGAGATGACCTGGCCCGCATACCTGCGCGGTGTCCTCGCCTTCTCGGCCGCCAGCGTCCTCTTCCTCTACCTGCTGCAGCGGCTGCAGGGCGTGCTGCCCGGCTCGATGAACTTCTCGTCGGTCGACCCGGCGCAGTCGTTCAACACGGCCGTGTCGTTCGTGACGAACACGAACTGGCAGTCGTACTCCGGCGAGCAGGCGATGGGGCACGTTGTGCAGACCGCCGGTCTGACCGTGCAGAACTTCGTCTCCGCCGCCGTCGGCATGGCCGTCGCCGTCGCCCTCGTGCGCGGCTTCGCCCGCTCGCGCACCGGTGAGCTGGGCAACTTCTGGTCCGACCTGGTGCGCGGCACGCTGCGCATCCTGCTGCCGGGTGCCGCGATCGCCGCGGTGATCCTGGTCGCCTGCGGCGTCATCCAGAACTTCTCCGGCATCCACGAGGTCGGCCAGTTCATGGGCGGCTCGCAGCAGTGGAACGGCGGCGCGGTGGCCTCGCAGGAGGCGATCAAGGAGTTCGGCACGAACGGTGGCGGCTACTTCAACGCCAACTCCGCCCACCCCTTCGAGAACCCCACGCCGTTCACCAACCTCCTCGAGATCTTCCTGATCCTGGTGATCCCGTTCTCGCTGACCCGCACCTTCGGCGTGATGGTCGGCAACGTGAAGCAGGGTTACGCGATCCTCGCCACGATGTTCACCATCTGGCTGAGCTTCGTCGCGCTGATGATGTGGAGCGAGTTCGCCCACCACGGCGCGGCGCTGCAGGCCGCGGGCGGCGCGATGGAGGGCAAGGAGGTCCGCTTCGGCATCGGCTCCTCGTCGATCTTCGCGACCTCGACCACACTCACCTCGACCGGCGCGGTGGACTCCTTCCACTCCTCCTTCACCGGCCTCGGCGGCGGCATCGCGATGCTCGGCATGATGCTGGGCGAGATCGCGCCCGGCGGCACCGGCTCCGGCCTCTACGGCATGCTGATCATGGCGGTCATCGCGGTGTTCATCGCCGGTCTGATGGTCGGCCGTACCCCCGAGTACCTGGGCAAGAAGATCGGCGGCCGCGAGATGAAGCTCGCCGCCTGCTACATCCTCATCACCCCCGCCCTGGTGCTGGTCTTCACGGCGGCTTCCATGGCCCTGCCGACTCCGCCGCACTCGATGCTGAACTCCGGCGCGCACGGCTTCTCCGAAGTCCTGTACGCCTTTACCTCGGCCTCGAACAACAACGGCTCGGCCTTCGCCGGCCTGAACGCGAACACCGACTGGTTCAACACCATGACCGGTCTCGCGATGCTGCTCGGCCGCTTCCTGCCGATGGTGTTCGTGCTGGCGCTGGCGGGCTCGCTCGCCGAGCAGAAGCCGGTCCCGGT
- the kdpF gene encoding K(+)-transporting ATPase subunit F, with the protein MTVENIVGLVVAVALLGYLVLALIYPERF; encoded by the coding sequence GTGACCGTCGAGAACATTGTCGGCCTGGTCGTGGCCGTCGCCCTGCTGGGCTACCTCGTCCTCGCCCTGATCTACCCGGAGAGGTTCTGA
- a CDS encoding APC family permease, translating into MSVLTTEQPDAVPAGEEPPDTGERHRLTAVTGLAALSLDAMASVAYGPEAIVLVLAAAGAHGLGFTMPVTLAIAALLAVLVASYRQVIAAFPDGGGSYAVAKTHLGARTSLVAAASLVLDYVLNVAVAVTAGVAALTSAFPSLYGDRLWLCLAVLALITGVNLRGIVESAKAFIVPTVVFVGSVFVLIVVGLFRSHPVSTVTAAGHASVVADNASSVGALLLLKAFASGCAALTGVEAIANAVPSFRVPRVRRAQRAEVALGAVLGLMLIGLSVLIGRFHLQPVEGVTVLAQLADAALGHNWAFYVIQFATMILLALSANTSFGGLPVLLKLLARDNYAPHVFALKADRQVHRHGVLALAVVSAALLVFSGGDTNTLVPMFAIGVFVGFTIAQVGMVRHWRLERGRGRRGKALLNGFGAVLTGVAAVVVTASKFEEGAWLIVIALPLLVAAFETVHRAYGRIGERLGLGRIPEVPHRERSLVVVPVSTLSRLTSEALTAATSLGDEVRAVTVCYPDPEDRAHLHALERAWADWDPGVPLVRLSCQRRTLGRPIAAYVREVAAAEPGTQVTVLIPEAEPERLWQRLLQNQRGAVVAHAVRRETDAVICRLRFRL; encoded by the coding sequence ATGTCCGTCCTGACCACCGAGCAGCCGGATGCCGTCCCCGCCGGCGAGGAGCCGCCTGATACCGGCGAGCGTCACCGGCTGACCGCCGTCACGGGGCTCGCGGCCCTGTCGCTGGACGCGATGGCGTCGGTGGCCTACGGCCCCGAGGCGATCGTCCTTGTCCTCGCCGCCGCGGGCGCCCACGGCCTCGGCTTCACGATGCCGGTCACGCTGGCCATCGCCGCCCTGCTGGCGGTGCTGGTGGCCTCCTACCGGCAGGTGATCGCGGCCTTTCCGGACGGCGGCGGGTCGTACGCCGTGGCGAAGACGCATCTGGGCGCGCGCACGAGCCTGGTGGCCGCCGCCTCGCTGGTGCTGGACTACGTGCTCAACGTCGCGGTCGCGGTGACCGCGGGCGTGGCGGCCCTGACCTCCGCCTTCCCCTCCCTCTACGGCGACCGGCTGTGGCTGTGCCTGGCGGTGCTCGCGCTGATCACGGGCGTCAATCTGCGCGGCATCGTGGAGTCGGCGAAGGCGTTCATCGTGCCGACGGTGGTGTTCGTCGGCTCGGTCTTCGTACTGATCGTTGTCGGGCTGTTCCGCTCCCACCCCGTGAGCACGGTGACCGCGGCCGGACACGCCTCCGTCGTCGCGGACAACGCCTCCAGCGTGGGCGCGCTCCTTCTGCTGAAAGCTTTCGCTTCCGGGTGCGCCGCGCTGACCGGCGTGGAGGCCATCGCCAACGCCGTCCCTTCCTTCCGGGTGCCGCGGGTGCGCCGGGCCCAGCGTGCGGAGGTGGCCCTCGGCGCCGTACTCGGCCTGATGCTGATCGGCCTGTCGGTGCTGATCGGCCGCTTCCACCTCCAGCCCGTCGAGGGCGTCACGGTCCTCGCCCAGCTCGCGGACGCCGCGCTCGGCCACAACTGGGCTTTCTACGTCATCCAGTTCGCGACGATGATCCTGCTGGCGCTGTCCGCGAACACCTCCTTCGGCGGGCTGCCGGTGCTGCTGAAGCTGCTCGCCCGTGACAACTACGCGCCGCACGTCTTCGCGCTGAAGGCCGACCGCCAGGTGCACCGGCACGGCGTCCTCGCGCTCGCCGTCGTCTCTGCCGCGCTGCTGGTCTTCTCCGGCGGTGACACCAACACCCTGGTGCCGATGTTCGCGATCGGTGTCTTCGTCGGCTTCACCATCGCCCAGGTGGGCATGGTCCGGCACTGGCGTCTGGAGCGGGGCCGGGGCCGGCGCGGGAAGGCGCTGCTCAACGGGTTCGGTGCCGTCCTCACCGGTGTCGCCGCCGTCGTCGTCACGGCGAGCAAGTTCGAGGAAGGTGCCTGGCTGATCGTCATCGCCCTGCCGCTGCTGGTGGCCGCCTTCGAGACCGTGCACCGCGCCTACGGCCGGATCGGCGAGCGGCTCGGGCTCGGTCGCATCCCCGAGGTCCCGCACCGCGAGCGCTCGCTGGTGGTCGTCCCGGTGTCCACGCTGTCCCGGCTGACCTCGGAGGCGCTCACCGCCGCCACCTCCCTCGGTGACGAGGTCCGGGCCGTCACCGTGTGCTATCCGGACCCCGAGGACCGGGCCCACCTGCACGCGCTGGAGCGCGCCTGGGCGGACTGGGACCCCGGGGTGCCGCTGGTACGGCTGTCCTGCCAGCGCCGCACGCTCGGGCGCCCCATCGCCGCGTACGTCCGTGAGGTGGCTGCCGCCGAGCCCGGTACCCAGGTCACGGTGCTGATCCCGGAGGCCGAGCCGGAGCGGCTGTGGCAGCGCCTGCTGCAGAACCAGCGGGGCGCGGTCGTGGCACACGCGGTGCGCCGGGAGACGGACGCGGTGATCTGCCGGCTGCGCTTCCGGCTGTAG
- a CDS encoding DUF4118 domain-containing protein, which yields MSAVTGIWKPLRTEARVVWAWPLRDRLALAAAFVAPFLVALVLVPFRTSVTHTNAALILVVVVVAVAALGSRTAGVAAALSAAAWFDFFLTRPYETFDITASADIETAVLLLAVGVLVSQLAARARRLEVVTVTDAAHLARIHRTADLAKTANSADIVVDHVRRELTELLGLRACRFEYGTLLGKPPRLETDGGVTVGRRTWNPDTDGWPEGEIELRTYGNGHYVGRFMLTPGPGPVLPLQARLVAVTLADQTGAALDTAGPARR from the coding sequence ATGAGCGCTGTGACCGGCATCTGGAAGCCGCTCCGTACGGAAGCCCGCGTAGTGTGGGCCTGGCCGTTGCGCGACCGGCTCGCCCTGGCGGCGGCCTTCGTCGCCCCCTTCCTGGTGGCCCTCGTTCTCGTCCCGTTCCGTACGAGCGTGACGCACACGAACGCGGCGCTGATCCTCGTCGTGGTGGTCGTCGCGGTGGCCGCGCTCGGCAGCCGTACGGCGGGAGTGGCCGCGGCCCTGTCGGCGGCGGCTTGGTTCGACTTCTTCCTGACACGGCCGTACGAGACCTTCGACATCACCGCGTCCGCCGACATCGAGACGGCGGTGCTGCTCCTGGCCGTCGGCGTCCTCGTGTCCCAACTGGCCGCCCGGGCACGTCGGCTGGAGGTCGTCACGGTCACCGACGCGGCCCATCTCGCCCGCATCCACCGCACGGCGGACCTCGCGAAGACGGCAAACTCCGCGGACATCGTGGTGGACCACGTCCGCCGCGAGCTGACCGAACTCCTCGGCCTGCGCGCCTGCCGCTTCGAGTACGGCACCCTGCTGGGAAAGCCGCCGCGGCTGGAGACGGACGGTGGTGTCACGGTGGGCCGGCGCACCTGGAATCCGGACACCGACGGCTGGCCCGAGGGCGAGATCGAGCTGCGTACCTACGGCAACGGCCACTACGTCGGCCGCTTCATGCTCACCCCCGGCCCGGGCCCCGTACTACCGCTCCAGGCCCGCCTGGTGGCGGTGACCCTGGCCGACCAGACGGGGGCGGCGCTGGACACGGCGGGCCCGGCGCGGAGGTGA
- a CDS encoding sensor histidine kinase: MSDVRPGRLKVYLGAAPGVGKTYRMLDEGRRRAARGADVVVGFAECHGRPHTEAMLDGLDTVPRASCSYRGGQFQEMDLAAVLTRRPQVAIVDEIAHSNVPGEGRNPKRWQDIEALLDAGIEVITALNIQHLESLNDVVEKITGVPQHETVPDEVVRRAWQIELVDMPPEGLRRRMAHGNIYAPEKIDAALANYFRPGNLQALRQLALLWTADRVDEALQEYRSQHGIGRVWETRERVVVALTGGPEGDTLVRRAARIADRSAGGDLLAVHVARSDGLAAGVSHASLARQRRLVEDLGGSYHSVVGDDVATALVEFARAENATQLVLGTSRRGRLTRFLTGPGTGETVTELSGDIDVHRVTHERAGRGTLLPSRRRTLSTARLIAGPVAGLVLPVLLTALLAQLRGTLNLTSEALLFLLAVVGVACIGGVASAVIASVTASLLLNYWFIPPIGAFTLNDPNALVGLTVFAVVAAIVAAVVDRSLRLSRRSARATAEAETMSSLAGSIVRGEATIPALLERTRETFGMESADLVDEPPDAAGPDAGRLDPGRLDAGGLDAGGAQVFGSHVVRSHASGSHVGGADMGGSCVGGGDGAGSHVGGVDGAGPHVAGADTGGSYVVGVDGAGSHVGGADMGGSYVAGADAAGSHTVGSHEAGPHAAGSEAGGPRAAGFHSASSGAVFVSAGLHVAGADACGSPTVVPHVAGSHAAGATAVPAGPGAWLVLRGRTLSSSERRVLAAFAAHVGSAVERARLAEAAAEVEPVKAADRLRTALLRAVGHDLRTPLAAGWAAVTSLRSRDVAFSDEDRDELLATADESMAKLNRLVENLLDLSRLEAGALTLNLRATTLEEVLPLALADVPGVRVTDMEGIPAVLADPPLLERVIANLVGNAARHTPPGKQVLVTASVLAGRVELRVVDRGPGLPADGRDRLFEPFQRLGDTDNTTGLGLGLALARGLTEAMNGTLSPEDTPGGGLTMVVSLPFAGRRVGAEASEQSVGGP, encoded by the coding sequence ATGAGTGACGTACGGCCCGGACGACTGAAGGTCTACCTCGGCGCGGCCCCGGGGGTCGGCAAGACCTACCGGATGCTCGACGAGGGGCGGCGCCGTGCCGCCCGCGGGGCGGATGTGGTGGTGGGGTTCGCGGAGTGCCACGGCCGCCCGCACACGGAGGCGATGCTCGACGGCCTGGACACCGTCCCCCGGGCGAGCTGCAGCTACCGCGGGGGACAGTTCCAGGAGATGGACCTGGCCGCGGTCCTGACCCGCCGGCCGCAGGTGGCGATCGTCGACGAGATCGCGCACAGCAACGTCCCCGGCGAGGGCCGCAACCCCAAGCGCTGGCAGGACATCGAGGCCCTGCTCGACGCCGGTATCGAGGTGATCACCGCGCTGAACATCCAGCACCTGGAGTCCCTCAACGACGTCGTCGAGAAGATCACGGGGGTGCCGCAGCACGAGACCGTGCCCGATGAGGTCGTACGGCGCGCCTGGCAGATCGAGCTGGTGGACATGCCCCCCGAGGGGCTGCGCCGGCGCATGGCGCACGGGAACATCTACGCTCCCGAGAAGATCGACGCCGCGCTCGCCAACTACTTCCGACCCGGCAATCTTCAGGCCCTGCGCCAGCTGGCGCTGCTGTGGACGGCCGACCGGGTCGACGAGGCCCTGCAGGAGTACCGGTCGCAGCACGGGATCGGGCGGGTGTGGGAGACCCGGGAGCGGGTCGTCGTCGCGCTGACCGGCGGGCCCGAGGGCGACACGCTCGTACGGCGGGCCGCCCGGATCGCCGACCGGTCCGCGGGAGGGGATCTGCTGGCCGTGCACGTGGCGCGCAGCGACGGCCTCGCCGCCGGCGTCTCGCACGCCTCGCTGGCCCGGCAGCGCCGGCTCGTGGAGGACCTGGGCGGCAGCTACCACTCGGTCGTCGGCGACGACGTGGCCACCGCCCTGGTGGAGTTCGCGCGTGCCGAGAACGCCACCCAGCTGGTCCTCGGCACCAGCAGACGGGGGCGGCTGACGCGGTTCCTGACGGGGCCCGGCACCGGGGAGACGGTCACCGAGCTGTCCGGGGACATCGACGTCCACCGGGTCACCCATGAGCGGGCCGGCCGCGGAACCCTCCTGCCGTCCAGGCGGCGCACGCTGTCGACCGCCCGGCTGATCGCCGGACCGGTGGCCGGACTGGTGCTGCCCGTGCTCCTCACCGCCCTCCTCGCCCAGTTGCGCGGCACGCTGAACCTGACCAGCGAGGCCCTGCTGTTCCTGCTGGCCGTGGTGGGCGTGGCGTGCATAGGCGGGGTCGCCTCCGCGGTGATCGCGTCGGTGACGGCGTCCCTGCTGCTCAACTACTGGTTCATCCCGCCCATCGGTGCCTTCACGCTGAACGATCCCAACGCCCTGGTGGGGCTGACGGTGTTCGCGGTCGTCGCGGCCATCGTGGCCGCGGTCGTGGACCGCTCCCTGCGGCTGTCGCGCCGCTCCGCGCGGGCCACGGCCGAGGCGGAGACCATGTCGTCCCTGGCCGGCAGCATCGTGCGCGGCGAGGCGACCATCCCGGCGCTGCTGGAGCGGACCCGCGAGACCTTCGGCATGGAGTCGGCGGACCTGGTGGACGAGCCACCCGACGCGGCCGGGCCCGATGCGGGCAGGCTCGACCCGGGCAGGCTCGATGCGGGCGGGCTCGATGCGGGCGGGGCCCAGGTGTTCGGGTCGCACGTGGTCAGGTCCCACGCGTCCGGGTCCCATGTGGGCGGGGCCGATATGGGTGGGTCTTGCGTGGGCGGGGGCGATGGGGCTGGGTCCCATGTGGGCGGGGTCGATGGGGCTGGGCCTCATGTGGCCGGGGCCGATACGGGTGGGTCTTACGTGGTGGGGGTCGATGGGGCTGGGTCCCATGTGGGCGGGGCTGATATGGGTGGGTCTTACGTGGCGGGGGCCGATGCGGCTGGGTCCCACACGGTCGGGTCCCATGAGGCCGGGCCGCACGCGGCCGGGTCCGAGGCGGGTGGGCCTCGCGCGGCCGGGTTCCATTCCGCTTCCTCTGGGGCGGTGTTCGTTTCGGCCGGCCTCCACGTGGCCGGGGCCGATGCGTGCGGGTCCCCTACGGTCGTGCCTCACGTGGCCGGTTCCCATGCTGCCGGAGCCACGGCCGTCCCCGCCGGCCCCGGTGCCTGGCTGGTGCTGCGCGGTCGTACCCTCTCCTCCTCCGAGCGGCGCGTCCTGGCCGCGTTCGCCGCGCACGTCGGCTCGGCGGTGGAGCGGGCCCGGCTGGCCGAGGCGGCCGCCGAAGTGGAACCCGTGAAGGCCGCCGACCGGCTGCGCACCGCCCTGCTGCGGGCCGTCGGTCACGACCTGCGCACGCCGCTGGCCGCCGGCTGGGCCGCCGTCACCTCGCTGCGCAGCCGCGACGTCGCCTTCAGCGACGAGGACCGCGACGAGCTCCTCGCCACCGCCGACGAGTCCATGGCCAAGCTCAACCGCCTGGTGGAGAACCTCCTCGACCTCAGCCGGCTGGAGGCGGGCGCCCTCACCCTGAACCTGCGGGCCACCACTTTGGAAGAGGTGCTGCCGTTGGCGCTGGCCGATGTGCCCGGGGTGCGGGTGACGGACATGGAGGGCATCCCCGCGGTGCTGGCCGATCCGCCGCTGCTGGAGCGGGTGATCGCCAACCTGGTCGGCAACGCCGCCCGGCACACCCCGCCCGGGAAACAGGTGCTGGTGACCGCCAGTGTCCTGGCCGGGCGGGTGGAGCTGCGGGTGGTGGACCGGGGGCCCGGACTCCCCGCCGATGGCCGCGACCGCCTCTTCGAGCCGTTCCAGCGGCTCGGCGACACCGACAACACCACGGGACTCGGCCTCGGCCTCGCCCTCGCGCGCGGCCTGACCGAGGCGATGAACGGCACCCTCAGCCCCGAGGACACTCCGGGCGGCGGCCTCACCATGGTGGTGTCGCTGCCGTTCGCGGGCCGGCGGGTGGGTGCCGAAGCGTCCGAGCAGAGCGTAGGAGGCCCTTGA
- a CDS encoding Na+/H+ antiporter: MRSVGTVLALVVLATVVATFARRWRIPAPSLLVVAGLAVALLPGTPQIQISPQIIGLVVLPPLLYASAEDMPWRELRAVWKPVGILAIGLVLASAAAVAAVAASVTPLSWQMAFVLGAVLASTDPVAVTALGRRLALPPRVQVLVQAESLFNDATSLVLVRVAAGIAIASAAADWGSASGEFFVLAGGGTVIGTAVAGVITLIRRRTEDPVLETVIALVTPYAAYLLAEAAHTSGVTSCVVAGVVLGGRGDRLTNARIRLQLHAVYGTVVFLLESVVFSLIGLALPGEVRALADGDRSWPLYALAVAATLVAVRLLWLAPLSAVVQRKGGIGRLNWRIPMVLTWAGTRGVMPLAAALSIPEVAKNGSPLTDRPLVLVLTTSVVVVTLVVQGFTLAPVVRASGIALEPAHTAREEAQARSHLAHAGLARLEELAELEVVPDVVLDRLRRGLTARLDDARDRLADNGTDGAGRESADRVYRQLRRDLIAVETGELQRLYDAHTISDTTRRRLQRALDLEEARLSDV; the protein is encoded by the coding sequence ATGCGCAGCGTCGGTACGGTACTCGCCCTCGTGGTCCTCGCCACGGTGGTCGCCACCTTCGCGCGCCGCTGGCGCATTCCCGCCCCCTCCCTGCTCGTGGTCGCCGGTCTCGCCGTGGCCCTGCTGCCGGGCACCCCGCAGATTCAGATCAGCCCGCAGATCATCGGCCTGGTCGTCCTCCCGCCCCTGCTGTACGCGAGCGCCGAGGACATGCCCTGGCGGGAGCTGCGCGCGGTGTGGAAACCGGTCGGGATCCTCGCGATCGGGCTGGTACTCGCGTCGGCGGCCGCGGTCGCCGCGGTGGCTGCCTCGGTCACTCCTCTGTCCTGGCAGATGGCGTTCGTCCTCGGCGCGGTACTGGCCAGCACCGACCCCGTAGCCGTGACCGCGCTCGGCCGCCGCCTCGCCCTGCCCCCACGCGTGCAGGTCCTGGTCCAGGCCGAGAGCCTGTTCAACGACGCGACCTCCTTGGTGCTGGTCCGGGTGGCGGCGGGCATCGCCATCGCCTCGGCCGCCGCGGACTGGGGCTCGGCGAGCGGGGAGTTCTTCGTGCTCGCGGGCGGCGGCACGGTGATCGGGACAGCGGTGGCCGGAGTGATCACCCTGATCCGCCGTCGCACCGAAGATCCGGTCCTGGAGACGGTGATCGCCCTGGTCACGCCGTACGCCGCGTACCTCCTCGCGGAGGCGGCACACACCTCCGGCGTGACCTCGTGCGTGGTCGCCGGGGTGGTGCTGGGCGGCAGGGGCGACCGCCTCACCAACGCCCGCATCAGACTCCAGCTGCATGCCGTGTACGGCACGGTGGTGTTCCTGCTGGAGAGTGTGGTGTTCAGCTTGATAGGGCTGGCACTCCCCGGGGAGGTACGGGCTCTGGCGGACGGCGACCGTTCCTGGCCCCTGTACGCCCTGGCCGTCGCTGCCACCCTTGTCGCCGTGCGACTGCTCTGGCTGGCCCCCCTGTCGGCGGTGGTCCAGCGCAAGGGCGGGATCGGCCGGCTGAACTGGCGGATACCGATGGTGCTGACCTGGGCAGGCACGCGCGGTGTGATGCCGCTGGCCGCCGCGCTGTCCATCCCGGAGGTCGCGAAGAACGGCAGCCCGCTCACCGACCGCCCCCTGGTCCTGGTCCTGACCACATCGGTCGTAGTGGTCACCCTGGTCGTCCAGGGCTTCACCCTCGCCCCCGTCGTCCGCGCCTCCGGCATCGCCCTGGAGCCCGCGCACACCGCCCGCGAGGAGGCCCAGGCCCGCTCCCACCTCGCCCACGCCGGCCTGGCCCGCCTGGAGGAACTCGCGGAACTGGAGGTCGTACCCGACGTCGTCCTGGACCGCCTGCGTCGCGGCCTCACCGCCCGCCTCGACGACGCCCGCGACCGCCTCGCCGACAACGGCACCGACGGCGCGGGCAGGGAGTCCGCCGACCGCGTCTACCGCCAGCTCCGACGCGACCTGATCGCCGTCGAGACGGGTGAGCTGCAGCGCCTGTACGACGCCCACACGATCAGCGACACGACCCGCCGGCGCCTGCAGCGGGCCCTGGACCTGGAAGAGGCGCGGCTGTCGGACGTCTGA
- a CDS encoding DUF998 domain-containing protein, giving the protein MKARIGYAAWVAGVVQFFIAHGIVESAWARPYSWARNNISDLGNAHCAMQSEPAPRYICSPEHGLMNASFIALGTLLVVGVASTGALWRKNATAMAARCLLACAGVGFAVAGLAPADVHENQHVLGALLIMALGNTGLLLAGLGLTDDVPGPLRWATSLLGATAITAFVLFLSHRWLGLGMGGMERVAVFPLLVWALSAGVRGLFVRPDGATRRA; this is encoded by the coding sequence TTGAAGGCACGGATCGGATACGCCGCGTGGGTCGCAGGCGTGGTGCAGTTCTTCATTGCCCACGGGATCGTCGAGTCGGCGTGGGCAAGGCCGTACAGCTGGGCGCGGAACAACATCAGCGACTTGGGTAATGCCCACTGCGCCATGCAGTCGGAACCCGCGCCACGCTACATATGCTCGCCCGAACACGGCCTGATGAACGCCTCGTTCATCGCTCTGGGGACGCTCCTCGTCGTCGGTGTCGCCTCGACCGGTGCTCTGTGGCGCAAAAACGCGACCGCGATGGCCGCCCGGTGCCTGCTGGCCTGCGCCGGCGTGGGATTCGCGGTGGCCGGACTGGCACCCGCCGATGTCCACGAGAATCAGCATGTCCTGGGTGCGCTGCTCATCATGGCCCTCGGCAACACCGGGCTTCTGCTGGCGGGACTCGGCCTGACGGACGATGTGCCGGGACCGCTGCGCTGGGCGACCAGCCTGCTGGGAGCAACGGCGATCACGGCCTTCGTGCTCTTCCTCTCCCACCGCTGGCTCGGACTCGGGATGGGCGGCATGGAACGGGTAGCCGTGTTTCCCCTTCTGGTGTGGGCGCTGTCAGCCGGTGTCCGCGGCCTGTTCGTGCGGCCGGACGGAGCCACCCGCCGGGCCTGA